A window of Candidatus Zixiibacteriota bacterium genomic DNA:
GTCGTCTTTCTTCTTGCGTCTTGGTTGTGGCATATCTAACCCTCGAATCGTGGAGAGTAAGAAACAAGCATACGGTAACTATACGATATCTTCGTCGAGATCGCCGATGATCGATTCAGCGATTTCCTTGGCAACGTCCAAATCATCTTCGCCGACGTAAAACTCGCCGTCGACGTTCTGGCCGCGATACAGTGATTTTACACTGCGGGCAGAGTTCTCGACCGGACGGAATTCAAACGTGATCCCGGCGTCGCGCAAAGCATCGGTCAATTCCTCGCTAATCTCCGGGCTGGGCGAACGGTAGAGCAGAAACAGCTCAGCTTCGTCGGCGTCGACCGACTCTTCCAGGTCTTCGTCTTCCGTCATCTCGATCAGGTGCTCACCGCATTCGGGGCAGACCGAGACATTGCCTTTGTATTCTGTCTCACAGTTTGGGCAGAACGGCATCTTTCACTAATACCTCTTTCAACGCCTGGCGGTACAGTTCCATTTCCTCGCGCGTGCGGGTTTCGGTCGCGCAAACGATTAACAAGTCCTCCGGCCACAAGAACCGGGCCGTCGGCACTCCTGCAAAGATCTTGTGTGGTACCAGTCGATCAAATACATCGCGTGCCGGCTCCGGCAACCGGAGCGGGAATTCCATAAAGAACGGCCGGTTGTAGGCCAGCTTCACGCCGGCCACCGAACCGAGCGCCTCCTTCAGGTAGTGCGCCTTATTGACGCAGAGCCGGGCGACTTCTTTCAGACCTTCTTTGCCCAAGGTCGCCATGTGAATCGTCCCTGCCAATGCGCACAACGCCTGGTTGGTGCAAATATTCGAGGTTGCCTTATCGCGCCGAATGTGTTGCTCGCGCGTCTGCAACGTCAAGCAGTAGCCCCGCTTGCCGTTGCGATCCTTGGTCATCGCCGCCAGCCGTCCCGGCATCTGGCGCAAGAACTGCTTTTTCGTCGCAAAGAACCCGAAATACGGACCGCCGAACATCAGACTGTTACCGAACGCCTGCCCCTCCCCGACCGCGATGTCGGCGTCATATTCAACCGGCGCCTTCAAGTAAGCCAGCGCTACGGGGTTGGTTACCGCAATCAGCAGCGCGCCCGCGCCCTTGACGATCTGCGGGATCGCGTCCGTCGGCTCGATCAAGCCGTAGAAATTCGGATTCTGCAGGACGAAACACGCCGCGTCGGTGATCTTGGCCTTGAGATCATCGATGTCGACATTGCCATTATCATGGTCGACTTTTACGATCTCATAATCGTTGCCGCCGAGATAAACGCGCACCACGTCGAGGTAGTGCGGATGCACCAGCGACGACACCACAATCTTGCGCCGCTTGGTGGCATTCAGCGCCAGTAAGACCGCCTCGGCCGTGGCCGATCCGCCGTCGTACATCGAGGCGTTGGCCGCCTCCATGCCTGTCAGCCGGCAGATCAGCGACTGGAATTCGTAAATGACCTGCAGCGTGCCCTGCGCAACTTCTGCCTGGTAGGGTGTGTAAGCAGTCTTGAACTCCGAGCGATCGACCAAATGCCCGACAATCGCGGGAATGTAGTGGTCATAAGCGCCGCAGCCCATGAAGTTGACGTATTCCGGGCCGTAGTGATTTTTCGCAGCCAGGCCGTCGAGGATCTTCAGCGTCTCGAACTCCGACAACGCCGGTGGCAGGTTGAGACTCTCTTTCAGCCGGACCGACTCCGGGACACCCTTGAGCAGGTCGTCAAATCGGCTGACTCCGATCGCGCGCAGCAACTCCTGCCGTTCTTGATCGGAATGCGGAACGTATGGCATATTCTATCCCTCGAGCAGCTTGCGATATGTCGCGGCGTCCAGAAGTGCGTTGATCTCGGCTTGCGGGAAGTTCTCGACCTTGATCATCCAGCCGGCGCCGTATGGATCTTTGTTAATAACGGACGAATCGGCCTCCAGGTTCTTGTTAATCTCCTTAACGGTACCGGAAACCGGCGCAAACAGCTCGCTGACCGCCTTGACGGCTTCGATCGTACCGAACGCCTGCATCTGGTTCAATTTCGTACCCACCTGCGGCAATTCGACAAAGACAATGTCTCCGAGCTCTCCCTGGGCGTAGTCGGTAATGCCGATCGTAGCGACATTCCCCTCCACCTTAATCCACTCATGCTCCTTCGTGTACCTCATGCCCTCGGGGATATTCATAGCTCCTCCAGCCTATACAACCTTGTTTTTGTCCTGCCCCGCGTCTTTAGTGCGCCTAAAATAATCTTCGACAAAGGACGTGTCAAACAGTCCCGACTGAAACACGGGATCGGCGATGATTTTCTTCTGGAACTCGATCGTCGTACTGATCCCCTCGACCACGAATTCGTCCAGTGCCCGCAGCATCTTGCGCAAGCCGTCGGCGCGCGTTTTGTCGTGCACGATCAGCTTGGCGATCATCGAGTCGTAGTGCGGCGGTACATGGTACTTGGCATAGGCGTGCGTATCGACCCTCACGCCATGGCCGCCGGGGACGTGGAACGAAGTAATCTGCCCCGGCGACGGCGCAAAGTTCTTCTCCGGATTCTCGGCATTGATCCGGCACTCGATGGCGTAACCGGAGAACTTCACATCCTCTTGCCGGTACGAGAGCTTCTCGCCGCCGGATATCTTGAGTTGCTCGACGATGATGTCGATATCGGTGACTTCTTCCGTCACTGGGTGCTCAACCTGCACCCGGGTATTCATTTCCATGAAGTAGTAATTGCCGGAGCCGTCCACGAGGAACTCGATCGTGCCGGCGTTCTGGTAGCCGGCGAATTTGGCGCCCTCGACCGCTGACCGCCCCATCTTCTCGCGCAACTCCGGTGTCATGATCGGCGATGGCGACTCTTCGATCAGCTTTTGATGGCGCCGCTGCACCGAGCAGTCGCGTTCGCCAAGATGGATCACGTTGCCGTGCATGTCGGCCAGAATCTGAAACTCGACGTGCCGCGGGCGGTCGACAAAGCGCTCGACGTAGATTTCGGGATTGTTAAACGCCGCCTGCGCCTCCATCTGGGCCGTCCGGAATGCGCCTTCCAGTTCGGATGCCTGCCGCACCAGCCGCATCCCGCGCCCGCCGCCCCCGGCGGCTGCTTTCAAAATCACCGGGAAACCGATCTCTTCGATCACCTTCTTCGCTGCGTCGACATCCGCCACGCCGCCTTCAGAGCCCGGCACCACCGGCACGCCAGCGCGCCGCATTGTCCGCTTGGCCTCGACTTTGTCGCCCATTAGCCGAATCACCTCCGGCGCCGGACCGATAAAGGTAATCCCGCACTCCTTGCAGATCTGGGCAAAATCTGCTTTCTCGCTCAGAAAGCCGTATCCGGGATGGATCGCCACCGCACCCGTAATCTCGGCCGCGGCGATGATGCGCTTTGGATCAAGATAACTTTCGGCGGACTTGGCCGGCCCGATACAGACGGCCTCGTCGGCAAAACGCACATGCAACGAATCGGCGTCCGCCTCGGAATAAACGGCCACCGTCGGCACCCCCAACTCGCGGCAGGCACGGATGATGCGCAGGGCGATCTCGCCGCGATTGGCAATCAGGATTTTCTTAAACAATCAGGCTCCCGGAGTGACTTCGAACCCCCGTGGCTCGAAGGCTAAGCAGCGGCATACATATAGGATTTGCCCGCGCCGCGCAAGCGTATTTGCAGCATTTTTGCCCGTCGCAGACCGGGCCATTATCGGCCTTCAACTCGCTTGTCTGAAGGCTCTTGAAACAGCGGCTGAGCCCCTCGAATGCGCCCGACGCCGCCGCGCCCGCAATGCCAACTTGCCCGTTACTTGCGGCTAAGCTCCGCGAGCAATCCCTGCAAGTCGAGCGGGCGGGTGTACATCTCCAAATTGCCGCGGTTGTCCTGCGGCCACTGCTCGTGAGGGCGGTCGAAGTAAAGTTCGATGCCGTTGCCGTCCGGGTCATTCAAATACACCGCTTCGCTCACGCCGTGATCGGCGGCGCCGCCAATCGGCCAATCATGCTCAATCAGGCCTTGGACGACCTCAGCCAGTGCCCGCCGCGAAGGCAGCAAAATCGCAAAGTGATACAACCCCGTCGTTCCCCGTGGCGGCAGGGTGCCGCCGGCGCTCTCCCACGTGTTCAAGCCGATATGGTGGTGATATCCCCCCGCCGACAGAAATGCCGCCTGTCGCCCCAGCCGCGTCGTCTCGGTGAATCCCAAAACATCGCGGTAAAACGCCACCGCGCGCTCGAGATCGGATACCTTCAGATGCACGTGCCCGATCCGCGTGCCCGGATCGATCGTCTGCCTCATTGGCGCATCGCTCCCTTACGACTTGGCCTTGGCGCCCTTCAGTAGTTCCTCGATCTTGCCGGTGATCTCGGTGCTCATCGGTTCCACCTTCGAAGGCCAGCGCGCGATCACATTGCCCGATTGGTCGAGCAGAAACTTATTGAAATTCCACTGGATTTCCCCGGGCAGCGGCGATTTCTGCGTCAGGTAAGCATACAGCGGATGAATATCATCGCCGCGTACCGAGATCTTGGCCATCATCGGGAAATTGACGCCATAGTTGCCTGTGCAAAACATCTTGATCTCCTCGTTCGTTCCCGGCTCCTGCCCGCCGAAGTTATTGGCCGGAAATCCGATCACGACCACTCCCCGGTCTTTGTACTTCTTGTAGAGTTCTTCCAAACCCTTGTATTGCGGCGTAAAACCACACTTGCTGGCGACATTGACCACCAGCACCACCTTCCCCTTGAAGGCGTTCAGGTTGGTCTTG
This region includes:
- the accC gene encoding acetyl-CoA carboxylase biotin carboxylase subunit, whose protein sequence is MFKKILIANRGEIALRIIRACRELGVPTVAVYSEADADSLHVRFADEAVCIGPAKSAESYLDPKRIIAAAEITGAVAIHPGYGFLSEKADFAQICKECGITFIGPAPEVIRLMGDKVEAKRTMRRAGVPVVPGSEGGVADVDAAKKVIEEIGFPVILKAAAGGGGRGMRLVRQASELEGAFRTAQMEAQAAFNNPEIYVERFVDRPRHVEFQILADMHGNVIHLGERDCSVQRRHQKLIEESPSPIMTPELREKMGRSAVEGAKFAGYQNAGTIEFLVDGSGNYYFMEMNTRVQVEHPVTEEVTDIDIIVEQLKISGGEKLSYRQEDVKFSGYAIECRINAENPEKNFAPSPGQITSFHVPGGHGVRVDTHAYAKYHVPPHYDSMIAKLIVHDKTRADGLRKMLRALDEFVVEGISTTIEFQKKIIADPVFQSGLFDTSFVEDYFRRTKDAGQDKNKVV
- the gcvH gene encoding glycine cleavage system protein GcvH encodes the protein MNIPEGMRYTKEHEWIKVEGNVATIGITDYAQGELGDIVFVELPQVGTKLNQMQAFGTIEAVKAVSELFAPVSGTVKEINKNLEADSSVINKDPYGAGWMIKVENFPQAEINALLDAATYRKLLEG
- the gcvPA gene encoding aminomethyl-transferring glycine dehydrogenase subunit GcvPA; the protein is MPYVPHSDQERQELLRAIGVSRFDDLLKGVPESVRLKESLNLPPALSEFETLKILDGLAAKNHYGPEYVNFMGCGAYDHYIPAIVGHLVDRSEFKTAYTPYQAEVAQGTLQVIYEFQSLICRLTGMEAANASMYDGGSATAEAVLLALNATKRRKIVVSSLVHPHYLDVVRVYLGGNDYEIVKVDHDNGNVDIDDLKAKITDAACFVLQNPNFYGLIEPTDAIPQIVKGAGALLIAVTNPVALAYLKAPVEYDADIAVGEGQAFGNSLMFGGPYFGFFATKKQFLRQMPGRLAAMTKDRNGKRGYCLTLQTREQHIRRDKATSNICTNQALCALAGTIHMATLGKEGLKEVARLCVNKAHYLKEALGSVAGVKLAYNRPFFMEFPLRLPEPARDVFDRLVPHKIFAGVPTARFLWPEDLLIVCATETRTREEMELYRQALKEVLVKDAVLPKL
- a CDS encoding VOC family protein; the protein is MRQTIDPGTRIGHVHLKVSDLERAVAFYRDVLGFTETTRLGRQAAFLSAGGYHHHIGLNTWESAGGTLPPRGTTGLYHFAILLPSRRALAEVVQGLIEHDWPIGGAADHGVSEAVYLNDPDGNGIELYFDRPHEQWPQDNRGNLEMYTRPLDLQGLLAELSRK
- a CDS encoding glutathione peroxidase; translation: MTIDGAKTNLNAFKGKVVLVVNVASKCGFTPQYKGLEELYKKYKDRGVVVIGFPANNFGGQEPGTNEEIKMFCTGNYGVNFPMMAKISVRGDDIHPLYAYLTQKSPLPGEIQWNFNKFLLDQSGNVIARWPSKVEPMSTEITGKIEELLKGAKAKS